One genomic window of Triplophysa rosa linkage group LG11, Trosa_1v2, whole genome shotgun sequence includes the following:
- the LOC130561338 gene encoding retinoic acid-induced protein 1 isoform X2 encodes MQSFRERSGFQGNQHCYQQEPQELSRLESYRHHHSQSRQSYEAHSLPAAGMSTAGAVSKDCYGPQTYPVYTSTSVTQTKKPYRGVKTPNQHLQTGYSNHMGPVYTAQYMSEGHLQQKWDESAQMTQYEQDVVGRLESGGSGSSQYLEQNMLAISQSQCHLPSQSSAPVYTSPHQQGIPSNPAPTPLMYPQSHLHFPQQPSSSSSSSSYIEKCNPVQHSYKGYGIPPNAQYSRQLGNHSNLKQSGYRPQNNYAYQQTPSRSGFEQGSLQGMSGSQENVQKFQHFNQPQQNYCITDISVRSPEQYYQTCSPSSSHSPARSVGRSPSYNSTPSPLMPNPDSFQYGQPPINTGASSSTGLQDQNMLMPPHTHASPSGNHQSQSFSSSMKERFSEKLLSNPSLWSLNALTSQVENISNNVQHLLLSEALMANKKSSKRNHPKKGEDYRGQLKGIEDSSCPDNQHGPPPSDAYSIPRSMTAELQEGGYSSSTEEQIDRSFYYFGQDKGQAHTQTHSRQSLDTVSSCSLNSADDISVRSGDSVRSLQSVASEDNLNCDPRLQRVLPGEEPNSSLGCIRDERSPISAPSPMKQESNSPPDIKRSESTLKENFEESAWTERMVDEEEIGQRKLFSEYECKGEVTEKPQKWLEDKKSPSLFHKINKAVLEEGFPYEAEINDYQGLHNKFDSDKVDSAQMDCFSDLNHKGNEGTEIKFEKFKSEPQPNVETSPPGSSATDLYLSDKQKNSKEENSVESLTCTEGPMDTPEEQPPIFSHNSTDVRDEKESLTTSEEVLNNRARPQESFAEVCSTFEEMGNMPQVNTETAQSFAPDSPHRGSKMRSALCDIAPQLHTGNGGFSALNEKTTPLASARDHHIDRSDAKVLEPDSPQLPGKSILHSAPSWADTPPSPKKGDEDMEPGLSCPSAVTPSAKLDPLAPSAHTRMFGKKHARGRRRIMHSSVGIRRQLSVEADSAPPSAKNPSMPSSKSALIPDQVETAHQDISSQTPKRVTDGLQSRMCTRSYGSQSSQKVCPQERRKPGPKPGSKPGLKPGSKQGAKPGPKPGAKSSLKPAPKSGLKPGPKPGPKSSSKTVPKPGSKPEIMSIVKPGPKPGPKSTEVTKLGPKPGLKAGLKPGPKPSSKLAIKPGALLGEKPISKPCQTTTELTEGSMPKGPGRPKGLTSKIKSMKQDDNVPLITDHTKDTRSTSELIQENVTTTLTLGTVVDFVDTSTIEIVGSTLESSLDSKSSAKDQKSMVLRSRKQAKEKLIEEKEKENDKPTELTSANLMDTKIQDVTVDQPCGIDTSNIELPKQVELSTDSLQHSNEEIISNKRKYSLQSSDPPKRKKGLKESQTKILGPPSETVTGVCIPKPKRKRGQDLQAESAINTLTTDIPPTDEIGDMPSVPTQCPTKTKYLPPRKGRGLKYEAMVQKITSPGSKKQSLNIQPDIVPEESTSKPGPQVPEQGIVKTPEVAHKEAESTMSTHESQNITGIQTPRKKRRKWGIVESNDAPDVALEAGSLVINTPRLAKQRAIKNNHEMHLKQRKRRKKGTEPPDSIPAEEQQEPVQTDILPPPPSTSSFPETVEQTQYEKPPTELCPPLTKPKRGRRPSLKKKQEDASIHIGDDKVKEKKKPGSKKKIQKSLNVLRVVVKRPKQKTKCSMDLPPTVKGGLSDLHPTQSDGKGSFRPYVHIDSSLDLASLCTIVNRHEEEQLLTRARKKSAAKTKNLVTVTETISDSSIMLQGPIVNKSLTDRCLTCCLCRKPANYRELGDLCGPYYPEDHIPRKNLSLTYRNDFRQSGDSAQEKKVRCSSDSMNSQSACENAHLEGTNEGGCGHPRRGKRANREQLRTRPTLRMRFKKLLLLQSRLGEATPPAGEEGTGTMLQRLQMEAEAKEHWAHENCTVWTRGTVLVAGKLLGLKEAAESAEYAKCSRCQIEGASICCSWKSCTLRYHYVCAKEMGCTFYEETFSIRCPKHKVV; translated from the exons ATGCAGTCCTTCAGAGAGCGGAGTGGTTTCCAAGGCAACCAGCACTGCTACCAGCAGGAACCCCAAGAATTATCGCGCCTTGAAAGTTACAGACATCATCACAGCCAGTCCAGGCAGAGCTACGAGGCACACTCTCTGCCTGCTGCAGGGATGTCCACAGCGGGAGCAGTTTCTAAAGACTGTTATGGGCCGCAGACCTATCCTGTCTACACCAGCACCAGTGTTACTCAGACTAAAAAACCTTATAGAGGAGTGAAAACTCCAAACCAGCACCTGCAGACTGGCTATAGCAATCACATGGGCCCTGTTTACACAGCCCAGTATATGAGTGAAGGTCACTTGCAGCAAAAATGGGATGAGTCAGCTCAGATGACCCAGTATGAGCAGGACGTGGTGGGACGACTGGAGTCCGGGGGCAGTGGGTCATCACAGTACCTAGAACAAAACATGCTAGCTATCTCTCAGAGCCAGTGCCATCTCCCCTCACAGTCTTCTGCCCCTGTCTATACAAGCCCACATCAACAAGGCATTCCATCTAATCCTGCACCAACTCCTTTAATGTATCCACAGAGCCACCTCCATTTTCCTCAGCAaccttcttcctcttcttcatcaTCTTCGTATATAGAGAAATGTAACCCTGTACAACATAGCTACAAAGGCTATGGTATACCACCCAATGCCCAGTATTCAAGACAACTTGGTAATCACAGCAATTTAAAGCAGAGTGGATATAGGCCACAGAATAATTATGCTTACCAGCAGACACCCTCAAGATCTGGATTCGAACAGGGCTCCCTGCAAGGGATGTCTGGTTCACAGGAGAATGTTCAGAAATTCCAGCACTTCAATCAGCCACAGCAAAACTACTGTATAACAGATATTTCCGTAAGATCTCCGGAACAATACTACCAGACCTGCAGTCCAAGTTCTAGTCATTCCCCTGCAAGGTCTGTGGGAAGATCACCCTCATACAATTCCACACCATCCCCTCTAATGCCAAACCCTGATTCATTCCAGTATGGTCAACCTCCCATTAACACTGGGGCTTCCTCATCCACAGGTCTGCAAGACCAAAACATGCTTATGCCCCCCCATACCCATGCATCACCCAGTGGGAATCACCAGTCGCAGAGCTTTTCCAGCTCCATGAAAGAGCGTTTCTCTGAAAAGCTTCTTTCCAACCCAAGTTTGTGGAGCCTCAATGCCCTGACATCTCAGGTTGAGAACATCTCCAACAATGTCCAGCATCTTCTTCTTTCTGAGGCCCTTATGGCTAACAAAAAGTCTAGCAAACGAAACCATCCAAAAAAGGGAGAAGACTATCGGGGCCAGTTAAAGGGTATAGAAGATTCGTCTTGTCCTGATAACCAACATGGTCCTCCTCCTTCTGATGCGTACAGCATTCCTAGATCCATGACAGCAGAATTACAGGAAGGAGGATACTCCAGCAGCACCGAGGAGCAGATAGACAGAAGCTTTTACTATTTTGGTCAGGACAAAGGTCAAGCACACACCCAGACACACTCACGACAGAGCCTTGATACAGTGTCTTCCTGCTCCTTAAACTCAGCCGATGATATATCTGTCAGGTCTGGTGACTCCGTGCGAAGTCTTCAGAGTGTAGCCTCTGAGGATAATCTCAATTGTGACCCCAGATTACAGAGAGTATTGCCTGGAGAGGAGCCCAACAGCTCTCTTGGGTGCATTAGAGATGAGAGGTCTCCCATCAGTGCCCCGAGTCCTATGAAACAGGAGAGTAATTCACCACCAGATATAAAGCGTTCAGAGAGCACTCTTAAGGAGAACTTTGAGGAGTCAGCATGGACTGAAAGGATGGTTGATGAGGAGGAAATTGGACAAAGAAAGCTGTTTTCAGAGTATGAGTGCAAAGGAGAGGTCACTGAAAAGCCACAGAAGTGGTTGGAGGATAAGAAAAGCCCTTCtctttttcataaaataaataaagcagtaTTAGAAGAAGGTTTCCCGTATGAAGCTGAAATAAATGATTACCAAGGGCTACATAACAAATTTGATTCAGATAAAGTGGACTCAGCACAGATGGATTGTTTTTCTGACCTTAATCACAAAGGAAATGAAGGCACAGAAATAAAATTTGAAAAATTTAAATCAGAACCGCAACCCAATGTAGAAACATCACCACCAGGCAGTTCAGCCACTGATCTGTATTTGTCAGATAAACAGAAAAACTCAAAGGAAGAAAATTCAGTTGAGAGCCTCACATGCACTGAAGGACCAATGGACACCCCTGAGGAGCAGCCGCCTATCTTCTCCCATAATTCCACTGATGTGAGAGATGAAAAGGAAAGTCTGACAACCTCAGAGGAGGTCCTTAATAATAGAGCAAGACCACAAGAATCCTTCGCAGAAGTCTGCAGTACATTTGAAGAGATGGGGAACATGCCACAAGTCAacacagaaactgcacaaaGCTTTGCCCCTGACTCACCACACAGAGGCAGTAAAATGAGGTCAGCTTTATGTGACATTGCACCTCAGCTTCACACTGGCAATGGTGGCTTCTCGGCTCTCAATGAGAAAACAACACCTCTGGCTTCGGCTAGGGATCATCACATCGATCGCAGTGATGCAAAGGTATTGGAGCCTGACTCTCCTCAGTTGCCGGGCAAGTCAATACTGCACTCCGCACCATCCTGGGCTGACACCCCACCATCCCCCAAGAAGGGAGATGAAGATATGGAACCAGGTTTAAGCTGTCCCAGTGCAGTGACTCCATCAGCCAAACTAGATCCTTTGGCCCCATCGGCACATACAAGGATGTTTGGTAAAAAGCATGCACGGGGCAGGAGGAGAATAATGCATTCAAGTGTGGGGATCAGAAGGCAGCTAAGTGTAGAAGCAGACAGTGCTCCACCTTCTGCCAAAAATCCCAGTATGCCCTCCAGCAAAAGTGCCCTTATTCCTGATCAGGTGGAAACTGCCCATCAGGATATCAGCAGTCAAACACCAAAACGTGTGACAGATGGTCTACAATCACGAATGTGCACTCGCTCTTATGGTTCACAAAGCAGCCAAAAGGTTTGCCCTCAAGAAAGAAGAAAACCAGGTCCCAAGCCGGGCTCAAAGCCTGGTCTAAAGCCAGGTTCAAAACAAGGTGCAAAGCCAGGCCCAAAACCTGGTGCAAAGTCTAGTTTAAAACCAGCTCCAAAATCAGGTCTTAAACCTGGACCAAAGCCTGGTCCAAAATCTAGTTCAAAAACTGTTCCCAAACCAGGctcaaaacctgaaataatgTCCATTGTAAAACCTGGTCCCAAACCAGGCCCCAAATCCACAGAAGTTACAAAACTTGGTCCAAAACCTGGTTTAAAGGCCGGCCTGAAACCTGGTCCAAAACCTAGTTCCAAACTTGCTATAAAGCCAGGGGCTTTACTGGGAGAAAAACCTATTTCAAAGCCATGTCAAACCACCACAGAGCTGACTGAGGGGTCAATGCCTAAAGGCCCTGGTCGACCAAAAGGCCTCACCTCAAAgataaaatcaatgaaacaagATGACAATGTTCCATTGATAACTGACCATACCAAGGACACAAGAAGTACAAGTGAACTTATTCAGGAAAATGTGACCACTACATTAACTTTGGGCACAGTTGTTGACTTTGTGGACACCTCTACAATTGAAATTGTGGGTTCCACTTTAGAATCTTCTCTAGATAGCAAGTCTTCAGCAAAAGACCAAAAGTCCATGGTGCTGAGATCAAggaaacaagcaaaagaaaaattgattgaagagaaagaaaaagagaatgacAAACCAACTGAGCTAACTTCAGCAAATCTCATGGATACAAAAATACAGGATGTTACTGTGGATCAACCATGTGGGATTGATACTTCCAATATTGAGTTACCTAAGCAGGTAGAGCTCTCTACAGATTCACTGCAACATTCTAATGAAGAGATTATTTCTAACAAAAGGAAATACAGCTTACAGTCCTCAGACCccccaaaaagaaagaaaggtttGAAAGAGAGTCAAACAAAGATACTGGGGCCTCCATCAGAAACAGTCACAGGAGTCTGCATTCCAAAGCCAAAGCGAAAAAGAGGCCAAGATTTGCAAGCAGAATCTGCAATCAACACTTTGACCACAGATATCCCTCCCACTGATGAAATTGGTGACATGCCTTCTGTACCTACTCAGTGTCCtactaaaacaaaatatttgccACCTCGAAAAGGCAGGGGGCTAAAATATGAGGCAATGGTTCAAAAAATCACATCCCCAGGATCTAAAAAACAATCTCTAAATATCCAACCAGATATTGTGCCTGAAGAATCAACATCAAAACCAGGACCACAGGTACCAGAGCAGGGGATAGTGAAAACCCCTGAGGTAGCTCACAAAGAAGCCGAGAGCACAATGAGCACACACGAGAGCCAAAACATAACAGGAATTCAAACTCCTAGAAAGAAGAGGCGGAAGTGGGGCATTGTTGAGAGCAATGATGCACCAGATGTAGCCCTGGAGGCTGGGAGCCTTGTTATCAACACACCTAGGCTAGCCAAACAGAGAGCCATTAAAAACAACCATGAGATGCATCTGAAACAACGTAAAAGGAGAAAAAAGGGGACGGAGCCACCAGATAGCATACCTGCTGAGGAGCAACAGGAGCCTGTCCAGACTGATATTCTGCCACCCCCTCCATCCACCTCCTCTTTTCCAGAAACAGTTGAACAAACACAGTATGAGAAGCCACCAACAGAATTATGCCCGCCATTAACAAAACCCAAAAGAGGCAGGCGGCCATCACTCAAAAAGAAACAAGAGGATGCCTCAATACACATTGGAGATGACAaagtaaaagagaaaaaaaagccTGGATCCAAAAAAAAGATTCAAAAGAGTCTTAATGTCCTCAGAGTTGTAGTGAAAAGACCCAAGCAAAAGACTAAATGCAGCATGGATCTCCCTCCAACAGTGAAGGGAGGATTATCAGACTTGCATCCAACACAGAGCGATGGCAAAGGCTCTTTCAGGCCGTACGTGCACATTGACAGCTCTTTGGATCTAGCGTCACTTTGTACAATCGTCAACAGGCATGAGGAAGAGCAGCTGCTCACCCGGGCAAGAAAAAAGAGCGCagctaaaacaaaaaatctagTCACAGTTACCGAGACAATATCAGACTCCTCAATAATGCTCCAGGGGCCCATAGTTAACAAAAGTCTAACTGACAGGTGTCTTACATGCTGCCTATGCAGAAAGCCAGCAAATTACAGAGAGCTTGGAGACTTGTGTGGCCCTTATTATCCTGAGGACCATATACCACGAAAAAACCTGTCTTTAACATACAGAAATGACTTCAGGCAAAGCGGTGACAGTGCACAAGAGAAGAAGGTCAGGTGTAGTTCAGACAGCATGAACTCACAGAGCGCTTGTGAAAACGCACATCTGGAGGGGACAAACGAAGGAGGTTGCGGGCATCCCAGAAGGGGGAAAAGGGCTAATAGGGAACAGTTAAGAACCCGCCCCACCTTGCGGATGAGGTTCAAAAAACTGCTACTGCTGCAGAGCAGGCTTGGTGAAGCTACTCCCCCTGCTGGTGAGGAGGGAACTGGAACTATGCTCCAAAGACTGCAGATGGAGGCAGAGGCTAAAGAGCACTGGGCTCATGAAAATTGTACGGTCTGGACCAGAGGAACAGTTTTGGTAGCAGGCAAACTTTTGGGGCTGAAGGAAGCTGCTGAGAGTGCTGAATATGCA AAATGCTCTCGGTGCCAGATTGAGGGAGCGTCCATATGCTGCAGCTGGAAGAGCTGTACTCTGAGGTACCATTATGTCTGCGCCAAAGAGATGG GCTGCACATTTTATGAGGAGACCTTCTCCATCAGGTGTCCAAAACACAAG